In Salmo trutta chromosome 28, fSalTru1.1, whole genome shotgun sequence, one DNA window encodes the following:
- the LOC115166310 gene encoding dystroglycan-like, which translates to MHCKQRGWDCGGVGRTRPPGRTIPLVLGVLVALVQGTVPGGPVVEGLGEMVLVDLEASMHSSVLSDLNAAASVTEGPSMGIPESLAAVTEVAPVGIPDSSAVVGQGFQLRIPPRLTNGSCNVQLTEVGKDSLPSWLHWDTGSCILQGLALEQDKGVHHISRSEINSGHGLEAFSIEVHLEGRADTEPALLALQAESNNLQSFICGNEEPITVLTIILDADLTKMDAQQRVGLLASMKKFSGVPLEHMRVVPVVNNRLFDMSAFMAGPGNAKKVVENGALLSWKLGCALDQSNIPNINSVQSPAKDGSMSSKLGYPVVGWHIVNKKPHLVKRVRRQLGNTPTPVPSLLPPTTHPEPPTRIIPTPTSPSISLATDSSAPPVRGPLPLPVKPTIRLRDQIAHTPTIGVPQPTRILGTTSTILIQPTMTQPAIPEATALPTPPSTTRRPKISTTKKTKKPKISTPAPKEPKTTTKPPRRTTHLSPVPDYNNEKPQLRNPIDEVNAWVGTYFEVKIPPDTFFDKEDGTTDKLRLTLRKNHNEAVSETSWIQFNSTIQLLYGLPEKEHMGKHEYFMLATDKAGMSTIDAFEVHVNHLSVNDKPSVVFAARFYGEPNTLTNDIHKKILLTKKLAYALGDRNTSTLTLRSITKGSIVVEWTNNSLQQSPCPKDQITILSRKISDPQGRPTLAFSNAMEPDFKPINISVHGTNKCHTYTFVPPGEVIIPVPPPATPFPGTGRSTSDDVYLHTVIPAVVVAALLLIAGVIAMVCYRKKRKGKMTIEEQATFIKKGVPIIFADELEDSKSPPSSSIPLILQEEKPPLPPPEYPNMAGPHSTLLNQDLLEYSIYQDEDPNAPPYQPPPPFTVPIEGKGSRPKNMTSYRSPPPYVPP; encoded by the exons ATGCACTGTAAACAGAGAGGCTGGGACTGTGGAGGTGTCGGGAGAACCAGGCCTCCAGGCAGAACTATCCCCCTGGTGCTGGGTGTCCTGGTGGCTCTGGTCCAGGGCACTGTACCTGGGGGACCGGTAGTGGAGGGCCTGGGGGAGATGGTGTTGGTGGACCTGGAAGCATCCATgcactcctctgtcctctccgACTTGAATGCTGCAGCCTCTGTCACAGAGGGACCTTCCATGGGTATCCCAGAATCCCTGGCTGCGGTCACAGAGGTGGCTCCTGTAGGCATCCCAGACTCTTCAGCGGTGGTGGGCCAGGGGTTCCAGTTGAGGATTCCACCCAGGTTGACGAATGGCAGTTGTAATGTTCAG TTAACTGAGGTGGGAAAGGACAGCTTACCCTCCTGGCTGCACTGGGACACTGGGAGCTGCATCCTACAAGGCCTAGCCCTGGAGCAGGACAAAGGTGTCCACCATATCTCCCGCTCTGAGATAAACAGTGGCCATGGCCTGGAGGCCTTCTCTATTGAGGTGCACCTAGAAGGGCGAGCCGACACTGAGCCGGCCCTGTTGGCCCTCCAGGCTGAGAGCAACAACCTCCAGTCCTTCATCTGCGGCAACGAGGAGCCCATCACTGTCCTCACTATCATCTTGGATGCTGACCTCACCAAGATGGACGCCCAGCAGAGGGTAGGCCTGCTGGCCAGCATGAAGAAGTTTTCCGGTGTCCCTCTGGAGCACATGAGGGTGGTCCCCGTCGTCAACAACCGCCTGTTCGACATGTCCGCCTTCATGGCCGGGCCTGGAAATGCCAAGAAGGTGGTGGAGAATGGGGCCCTGTTGTCATGGAAGCTTGGCTGTGCCCTTGACCAGTCCAACATTCCGAACATCAACAGCGTCCAATCACCTGCCAAAGACGGGTCCATGTCGTCCAAGTTAGGCTACCCAGTGGTGGGCTGGCACATCGTCAACAAGAAGCCCCACTTGGTGAAACGGGTCAGGAGGCAGCTGGGAAACACCCCCACTCCTGTGCCCTCCCTTCTCCCCCCAACCACTCATCCCGAGCCCCCTACTCGTATCATTCCCACCCCCACATCCCCTTCCATCTCCCTAGCCACTGACAGCTCTGCCCCCCCTGTCCGTGGCCCCTTGCCCTTGCCGGTGAAGCCCACTATCAGGCTAAGAGATCAGATAGCCCACACTCCTACTATAGGGGTTCCTCAGCCCACTAGGATCCTGGGCACCACCAGTACCATCCTTATACAGCCTACTATGACCCAGCCTGCTATTCCagaggctactgctctgcccaccCCACCAAGCACCACTAGAAGGCCCAAGATTTCCACCACCAAGAAAACCAAGAAGCCCAAGATCTCCACTCCAGCGCCTAAGGAACCTAAAACCACGACTAAGCCACCCAGACGCACCACCCATCTGTCTCCGGTTCCTGACTACAACAATGAGAAGCCCCAGCTACGCAATCCCATCGACGAGGTGAATGCCTGGGTCGGGACCTACTTTGAGGTGAAGATTCCTCCAGATACCTTCTTCGACAAAGAGGACGGCACCACAGACAAGCTGCGTCTGACTCTGAGGAAGAACCACAACGAGGCGGTGAGCGAGACCTCCTGGATCCAGTTCAACAGCACCATCCAGCTCCTTTACGGTCTCCCAGAGAAAGAACACATGGGCAAACATGAGTACTTCATGCTGGCCACTGACAAGGCAGGCATGAGCACCATAGACGCCTTTGAGGTCCATGTCAACCATTTGTCAGTCAACGACAAACCGTCTGTCGTTTTTGCTGCCCGTTTCTACGGCGAACCCAATACACTGACCAACGACATCCACAAGAAGATCCTCCTGACTAAGAAGTTGGCGTATGCACTGGGCGACCGGAACACCAGCACATTGACCCTGCGGAGCATCACTAAGGGCTCCATTGTGGTGGAGTGGACCAACAACAGCCtccagcagagtccctgtcccaAGGACCAGATCACCATCCTCAGCAGAAAGATCTCCGACCCCCAGGGCAGGCCAACTCTGGCCTTCTCCAATGCCATGGAGCCAGACTTCAAACCCATCAATATCTCTGTTCACGGCACCAACAAGTGCCATACCTACACGTTTGTGCCCCCAGGAGAGGTGATTATCCCTGTTCCCCCTCCAGCCACTCCTTTCCCTGGCACGGGTCGTAGCACCAGTGACGATGTCTACCTGCACACGGTTATCCCGGCTGTGGTGGTGGCGGCACTACTGCTGATCGCCGGCGTCATCGCAATGGTCTGCTACCGCAAGAAGCGCAAGGGCAAGATGACCATTGAGGAGCAGGCCACCTTCATCAAGAAAGGCGTGCCCATTATCTTTGCAGATGAGTTAGAGGACTCCAAGTCCCCCCCGTCCTCCAGTATTCCCCTAATCCTGCAGGAGGAGAAGCCGCCCCTGCCCCCTCCGGAGTACCCCAACATGGCTGGCCCTCACAGTACCCTGCTTAACCAGGATCTCCTGGAGTACTCCATCTACCAGGATGAGGACCCCAATGCACCCCCCTATCAGCCCCCTCCACCCTTCACTGTCCCCATTGAGGGGAAAGGGTCCCGCCCCAAGAACATGACATCATACAGGTCGCCACCACCCTACGTTCCTCCGTAA